The DNA window CTAttagaatttatgatttttGACCATTATTAGTcattaatgtttaaaaatataaaataaaatatattttaattattagactcaaaaaataaactaaaaaaattaaatggatggttaaatatataatagtaaaaaataataaattataatgatcTCCTAATATTTCTCTTATATTTATGAATTGAAGTTTAttgattataattataaatcaaGTTTGGTTATATgatttatcaaatatatatacacataaattttttgACAATAAATATATGTAGAACTTTTGTGACAATCaacacataataaaaaaaatatataagatataGAAATTACTTtgtattaataacaaaattacttgaaaaataagacaaaaaaacATCTTAttcaaaggaagaagaaaatgagaaggatgagaaaaaaaaatacggaaacgaaaaaaaaagttaagagaagaagaattagaaaaaaggaaaaaaataaaaaaataaaaatgtaaaggAAACAGCCTTTACCACTGCTTTGGctcttttctgttttattttcgtAACACACGACGCACTAGAGAAAAGCACGTGTTTGATTTTTGTTGACTAAAAGTATAAAACGTGTTTGTTTGATTATATTAAAAGCATGAAAACATTTATAAAAATTGGTCAAAAATGAACCattgatttgtttcttttttaccgttttattttgtaatggaattttttaaaagaaataagagtACTAAAAGTAATAAAAGACTCAGAagaagatccaagaaagaaTACTCAACAAAAAAAGGATAGAAGGAGAAGATGCACTTGAAGCTCATCACGTGAATAAGATAGGGAAAACATGCTTAGAGATGTATttggttaaaattaattacaaaaattaattagtaacccaatattttttttaataatataaaaagataaaataacattatcctctattattaaatatttaaatgacACTTCTCTTTATTCTATTCACAAAATATATACTCGTCTCTTTTGCAAGATTAATAACatgcattttaatttattttttaaaatatttatcaataatcattaaatatataaaacattctaaattaaatatattgttTTTTAACCGAATAATTaccattaatttatatataataataataataattgttaatgtatgtgtatttaattttgataaaataaattaaaatgtatattatttaattttgtaagagaataaagtgtacattttataaataaggaatagaaaaatatcatttaacatctcatataaaaaaatgttaattttttattaacaaactcatatatatgaattaaattatgttaggttgaatgttaaaatttattttgatgataaaatataaagttattttaaaatcataatttaaattaggGAAAGTATGAGTAGCCAATGGAATTTTTGTACCGTATGCATAATGGAGGTTTatgaagtattagagatataatcattagtgttattTTTTCTCATCAGCTAAAACTTTTGGAATGAGTGGTATCACGACATTATATTAGAGTAatccgaaaggtcaagagttcgaattttggtgaactttaaaatcaatttaaattttttgaaagatgttTATTATTGTCTCGAATCCTTTAAATTATTAAAGACAAGCAACCCAAACTATGTTTAATGTTTCTTGGTTGAAAGTTGACCAATTAGCATGTTATATAAGGTACCATAATATGTCCACTCAACTCAGCAACACTAGAAGTTGCGATCTTATACACGccctctccatatcttcttcatTCCCTTCCAAATCAAAACCCACTATAAAATTTTCAATCCGTTTAAACACCTCAAAAAATGGATTATTACTTACTTCAACATGAACCAATAATTCGAATGGCTCTATTGTTCGCCATCCCAATTTTACTTCTTCTGCCTTTGGTGTCACGAAAACTTCGTCAAACGACACCGTTTCCGCCAGGGCCAAAGGGGTTGCCAATCATTGGAAACATGAACATCATGGACCAACTTACACACCGGGGTCTTGCCAACCTGGCAAAACAATACGGCGGCGTTTTGCACCTCCGCATGGGGTTCCTCCACATGGTTGCGATTTCGAACCCGGAGGCAGCACGCCAAGTACTCCAGGTGCACGATAATATCTTCTCCAACCGCCCTGCCACCATAGCCATCAGTTACCTTTCTTACGACCGTGCTGACATGGCTTTCGCTCACTACGGCCCCTTCTGGCGTCAGATGCGTAAGCTCTGCGTCATGAAATTATTTAGCCGTAGACGAGCGGAGTCATGGCAGTCCGTAAGAGACGAGGTTGATACCGCGGTTAAAACCATAACTAAAAATTTCGGGAAGCCCGTGAATATTGGTGAGCTTGTGTTTAACCtcaccaaaaatattatttataggGCAGCGTTCGGGTCTAATTCGCAAGAAGGTCAAGATGAATTCATTTCTATATTACAAGAGTTTTCTAAGCTCTTTGGAGCTTTTAACCTTGCGGATTTCATTCCATATCTGGGATGGATTGATCCGCAAGGAATTAACGCTCGGCTTGTCAAAGCGCGTGGGGCGTTGGATAGATTCATAGACAAGATCATCGATGAACATGTGGAGAAAAACAGGAAAAAGGGTCACGGCAAGGTTGATGAAGAAAGTGACATGGTTGATGAGTTGTTAGCGTTTTATGGTGAGGAGGCTAAGTTGAATAATGAATCTGATGATTTGCAGAACTCCATCAGACTAACAAAGGAGAATATCAAAGCCATAATCATGGTAATTATTTCGTTTTCGTTTTCATCTTATATATCATATATCAGCCTTTTCAAGTTCACTACTATTATAAAATGGGTATACCAATTTTATGTGGGTGAAAACTCATGTGTAATCGACTTCAcctgaagttgatagttgagagctgttagatgaaaatttagtcaaatcaatcaaattatttaaacactctcaattatcaatttcacatgaagtcgactgcacctgagttttcaccttttATGCGTTACGtttgtttaattatataattatatatttttaatttgaaaaaactaAAATACTCCCTCCGATCTAAATTTGAGtgttcaaaattaattaaatcatataaataaaaaatatttaaaacattaattttaaataaattatattaatggaATAAAATTACTTTCATTGTCTTTTCTTATCCTATATCCATTTTCTTTCTACCATAAGATTacaaataaatatcttttttgtcCATGATCATttctccaaaaaaaataaagtatatttttataatgtaaaagtttttaattatttttaatacttagtCAAATCAGTTTTTGTTATTAATCTAAATGGCCCACACAtcgataatttatttttataaagatTGCTTAAATTAGTTACTTGATGATTCagaattgattaaaattttttggattatgaaaagatattttattcttgaaataaatagtcaaaaaaaaaatcattctaAATACCATTAAATGGCATGATGCTGACTAAATAAATTAGGGTTGTTGCTTTAATAGAGGTCTTTTTCCACAGTCTTTATATAACATCCGAGCAGGACTCACTTTAAGTAAAACGTCAACGATGATCGCATTTAATAATTTGTAGAACCAATGAAAATTTTGTCGGAAAATCGATAAATTTTATGAAACTTGCTtagtttaatatatataattgtgaACGACTTATTGAAAGATGGATGAAAAGAAGTACATACGAAGGAATGAACATATAAGTAAGAAAGGAATGCTAGttgtcttttaatttaatcagatttttttaatttattattatttaattaatttaaatatctatttttgtatattagttgattaaaaaattaaaaatttatttattttttatttttttaaattaaataaagaataatatttaaaaaatacttaattacaCTGATTAAAAAAATAGGAACGTTTCATTTCAACACAAAGAGCTCGTGCTCAATTACTTTATGTTAGATTATGATGTAGCACACGCAATTTTTAAGTATAGATTTATTTCCCTCAAAATACgtagtttattattaattaaggaTATACAAAAACCATGGGTCAAAAGGAAAGAAGATTAAAAATGGGGCCGCCCGCCGGGGGTGGGTGGGTGTGGAAGAAACAATGgaataaagtataaacattATATGGGATATGTTTTTCAAAGTAAGTGTTAGAATTACACTTTTCTGTGATTACTTTTATTTGTGATAATAATGAGATTATTTTAAAGAGATTTTATTTAGAAATTATTCTGAGTAggagattttaaaaaaaaattattattacgaaaaactattttttaatttttatttagttaaaattatgCTTTGTTAACAATTTATTTTCAACATTATTAATCGTAAAagatgaaagaaaaattaaagtaaattaaataaataaataaaatttcagctatatagtaaattaaataaattagtatattttgagGTGAAAACTTAagtgaagttgatatttaagaactgttagatgaaaatttaattaaatcagtcaaatcatctaacagttctcagatatcaacttcacgtgaagtcaactgcacctgaatttctatcacatacatatatatatttgaaaattaCACGATCGGCTCAGTGTAATATTAAGGCTACCTTaattcagaaattatttttactatggAAATAGAGATGGTGTTTTGGTTGAATATTGACATTTGAAATATATTATAGTATTATAAAAGTTATTCAATACGCCTCACGTGTTGATCAAGATGTTGTCACATATTTAATACGTTCCTTATATATTGGTCAAAATATTATCACGTGTCCAACACACCCCTTACATGTTAATTTATCACCTACAAAATTCACGTACCAAAAACAACgtcttactcttttttttttaattttttttggtgaataGTActctttcatttatttatttattttattttttatttgtagtcTCTGTATTACTTTTGGTAGGCCGGAATGGTAACAATTAGCTGTCAATCCATTAGCTTTAATTTTTTGGTGAAAAATCCATTAGCATTGAAATCTAAATAgtaccaaaaaacaaaaaatatctatcttattaattatttttggttaGATGATTCTACTTATTTCAAGTCCAAAAAACATAGATGATTGTACTTATATATAGAATTTTAGTGGATCTtgtcattaatttattttatctcttcaccagtaaatattttaaaaaatctgtataattaattaattataaatataaaaacttttaacggtgaaaactcaggtaaaGTCGACTTCAggtgaagttgatatttgagtGCCGTTAGATAAatatttagtcaaattagtcaaattatttaacgaattttaagtatcaacttcacatgaagtcgaCTAAATTTCCacctttaattatatatttgtatggAGTAAAATCTGGCCGTTATTTTTATCTCAAGTTGATAGTTAAGTCACAATTTTTGTATGCATGacttatttttcaattcatgTCTTATATTATTTCAACCAAAATAACTGACATGAAGCAAGAAACACAATCCAGGACGTGATGTTCGGAGGCACGGAAACGGTGGCATCGGCGATAGAATGGGCGATGGCAGAACTCATTAGGAACCCAAATGAGCTGAAGCGCGTGCAACAAGAACTCGCCACCGTCGTTGGCCTCGACCGGCGCGTGGAGGAGGCAGACTTCGAGAAGCTTCCCTACCTGAAATGCGTGATCAAAGAAACCTTGCGCCTCCACCCGCCAATCCCCCTCCTCCTCCACGAGACAGCGGAGGATGCAACGGTGTCCGGATACTTGGTCCCGAAAGGGTCGCGCGTGATGATCAACGCGTGGGCAATAGGGAGGGACAAAGACTCGTGGGAAGACCCTGAAAGTTTTAGGCCTTCACGGTTCTTGGAGGAAGGAGTGGCGGATTTCAAGGGTAGTAACTTCGAGTTCATTCCATTCGGGTCGGGTCGGAGGTCGTGCCCCGGGATGCAATTGGGGCTTTATGCGTTGGAGTTGGCAGTGGCACACCTTCTCCATTGCTTCACGTGGGAGTTGCCTGATGGGATGAAGCCGAGTGAGATGGACATGAGTGATGTATTTGGACTCACTGCTCCTCTAGCTACTCGTCTCTTTGCTGTTCCCGCTAAGCGGGTCACCTGCCCTCTCTAAGCGACTAAGCGTCTGAAACAACTCCTCAAATAAtgcaaggaaaaagaaaaaaaagaagcaacttCGAGTCGGCCCGGGTGttcaagtatatttttttatgtaaaaaaaatgtaatttttgggCTGGTTTCAGAGTTTTGGACTGGGCTGATCcgatttaaaattattttataatcataATATATGTTTTATGATAAAATTAGTAATGAAAtgttatgtttttaattttaattcatattcttatattatataattttttaaatattttattttgatataaatattatatatcacTTATTATACAATAATTGAGTTAAGCTTCACTTAGGCTTAGTTTggtaaagtttttatttttcaaaagtagtttataaaagctaatttttaaaatatagctTTTTAAAAGTGGTAgcatttatatttgataaatcaaattaaaaataacttttaataaacaCAAGTAATAACAATTACGTTTgataaaatagcttttaaaatttaaaaatactataatagacataaatgtaagtattaaatttgaaaattagttaacatatgaatttatattagacttttaaattttgaaaagtacaaGCCAACTTTAAAAAGCtctattttagatatttttaaaaattttccaatCTTTTAAAAGCTGCAAACACAAGTACAtggtctttttaatttattaaacataAAGTGAggaggttgagcttttaaaaagCACAAACACCTCTTcgaaaaattttaccaaaccaaGCCTTAATCCCTACAAGGCTGCAATTATCAAGTTGCACTGATTTAATATATGACTTTTTAGTTATTATAATTTGGTCTTCTATATTTAAAAAGTACACCAATATagttatttatgtattttttatcattagagCTCAACATCATTAGGGACGTGACTCAACTCTTGCCATATTGAATATATTAAAACGACATCGTACCCATTTTAACACTAAAAAGACACTAAACAATATCGATTtagaattattaaataaaaatttaattaaattaattaaattatttaatcacTTTTAATTAACAATTCTAGGTGAAGTTGACTTTTCACCTAAAATGATTTAGTATACAATAAGTACTCGAAAATTGAGTGGTCGTCACCGTTACGTTGGATTAGAGATTTGCAAATAATTAAACGCAATAACTTACAAAACGGAAAGACAAGGAACAAAATACAAAGGAATGTGAGAGAATTAAGCTTAGCTTATCTTTGTAGAACATGTTTGACTTTAGTTTGATCCCTTTCTGGAATCACTTGTATTATTGTTGTTCGAGACTTCGAGCCATCAATATCTTTTATCTAATAATTGAATTTTCTCGCGTTATTGAAGCATGTAAATAATTAGTTTTGCAATTGGTTGATTGCATGCAACTGCGGATGACACTTGCATCGTATGTTCTCAAAGGTTcgtttatttttagttttttactaTATCTGAAATAACTACCACAAACGAAAATACAATGCATTTGTTGTAATTTTCGAATAGTTAGTTCACTTGTGTAAATAATAAGTGTTAAAAGTTCGAatattgttttatatattaattagtaatagacttttaaaataaaattcaaattacgATTAATTCTTAATCTATTATGTTAGGAACAAGATACTAAATTGAAAGAAGAATTTTGTGTTATTTAGAGTTGTGTCTAAAATATAATGTACAAatgctatataaatataaatgatactaattgattctaatgattctctaacatttcccctcaaactcaagtgggagTTAAGGACACCATCTTGAGTTTGGATAACAGAGTCCGAAAACGAGTCAGATGATGAGCTTTCGTAAAGATTTCAGCAGTCTGATCCAGTGTTCCAACAGCGATGAGACGAACAACATCAATAAGGATGCGTTGCCGAACAAAGTGACAATCAATCTCAATGTGTTTGGTGCGTTCATGAAACACATAATCATGGAGAATCTGAATAGCATTGCGGTTGTCACAAAAAAACATCAGTAGGGGACAACTAAGGAGCATCCAAATCTTCGAGAAGCTAATGAATCAAGACAACCTCAGTAGTGGTGTCAGCGAGAGCACAGTACTTAGCTTCTGTGCTTGATCGAGCAGTGAACGTTTGCTTCTTAGCACGCCAAAAAATGAGAGCGTCACCAAGAAACAAACAGTAACCAGTAGTAGAACGACGATCAGTGGGATCACCAGCCCAATCAGCATCAGAGTGTGCCTGAAGGGACAAAGATGAATGAGCAGAAAAATAGAGGCCATGAAATAGGGTGCCTTTGATGTAGCGAAGAATGCGAAGAACTGCCGCATTGTGAGTTGTACAAGGAGCTGATAAGAACTGGCTAAGTATATGAACCGGATAGGCGATGTCTGGTCGGGTGAGTAGACGAGACATCCAACTAACTGCCGATAGAGAGTAGGATTATCCAAAACAGTGTCATCCATAGGGGTAAATTGAACATTAGGCTCAAGGGGAGTAGACTCAGTGCGACTATCTGTAATTCCGGTGAGAGCAAAAAGATCTGAAGCATACTTTTCTTGAGAGAGATAGATGCCATCATCTGTGGATATGACCTCGAGACCAAGAAAATAGTTGAGAaaaccaagatctttcatctcaaaggtaTGGTGAAGGAAGGCTTTGAGATCAGCGATACCATCAACATCATCTCCAATAATGAtcatgtcatccacatacaaAACCAGAAGAACAACTCCACGTTCACTTTTACGAATAAAAAGTGCATTATCATGAGAACTGCAAGTGAAATCGAGATTACAGATAGTGGTGCTGAACTTGTCAAACCATTCACGTGGAGCTTGCTTAAGACCATAAAGTGCCTTGTGAAGGAGACAGACTTTGCTAGAAAGACAAGGATAACCTGAAGGTGGTTTCATATAgaccttctttttcaaatcgCCATTAAAAAATGCATTCTTCACGTCCATCTGACTGAGAGACGATTTTTTAACTGCAGCAATGGCAAGAAGAGCTCGAACAGATATAAGATGAGCAACAAGAGCAAAAGTCTCTTCATAGTTAATACCATACTCTTGCGTACATCCTTGAGTAACTAAGCGTGCCTTATAATGATCAATCGAGCCATTGGAGTGAGTCTTGATCTTGTATACCCATCTACTACCCACAACTTCCTTATTAGAATGAGGATCAACCAAATTTCAAGTGTGTACTTTTTCAAGTGTCTGTATTTCTTCCTGCATTGCTTGCTGCCAATTTGAATTTGTGGAGGCTTCTCTGAATGACTTAGGTTCATGCTGATGAAGTATAGTAGAAAAGCAATGATAatcaagaagatgaggaggtgGATTTCTTACCCTATAAGAACGAGTGGTAGGAAGAGGCATCACGGTAGGAGCAGGATCGACTTCTAGTCTGGAATCATTGGAAGATGGAGAAGGCAAAAGAGCAGGAGGCTATAGAGAGTGACCTGAGATAGAACCTGTAGAATTATCACTAGAAAAGAGGTCAACATTGGGATTAGTGAAGAAAGGTGACTGAGTAGGAAGAATGGACTCAAAGGAGGAAAACCGAGAAAACATGTGAAGCTCCCAAAAGTCAACATGACAAGATATATGGATACGCTTAGAGAGAGAATCCCAACAACGATAACCCTTATGTTCAGTGCCATAACCAAGAAAACAGCACATGAGAGCTCGAGGTTCAAGCTTACTACGTTCATGAGGCTGAAGAAGAACGAAACAGACACAACCAAAAACTCGAAGAGAACTGTAATCTGGAGAGGTATGATAAAGACGCTCAAAAGGAGTAACATTACCAAGAACAGAAGAAGGAAGTCTATTGATAACATGAACAACATTAAGAACAGCTTCACCCCAAGTACGCTCAGGacacaaagaagaaagaagcattGCCCGAATAGAGTCAAGAATGTGACGGTGTTTGCGTTCAGCTCGGCCATTTTGTTGAGAGGTACCAGGG is part of the Arachis duranensis cultivar V14167 chromosome 1, aradu.V14167.gnm2.J7QH, whole genome shotgun sequence genome and encodes:
- the LOC107478833 gene encoding cytochrome P450 84A1 (The sequence of the model RefSeq protein was modified relative to this genomic sequence to represent the inferred CDS: added 4 bases not found in genome assembly), with product MDYLLQHEPIIRMALLFAIPILLLLPLVSRKLRQTTPFPPGPKGLPIIGNMNIMDQLTHRGLANLAKQYGGVLHLRMGFLHMVAISNPEAARQVLQVHDNIFSNRPATIAISYLSYDRADMAFAHYGPFWRQMRKLCVMKLFSRRRAESWQSVRDEVDTAVKTITKNFGKPVNIGELVFNLTKNIIYRAAFGSNSQEGQDEFISILQEFSKLFGAFNLADFIPYLGWIDPQGINARLVKARGALDRFIDKIIDEHVEKNRKKGHGKVDEESDMVDELLAFYGEEAKLNNESDDLQNSIRLTKENIKAIIMDVMFGGTETVASAIEWAMAELIRNPNELKRVQQELATVVGLDRRVEEADFEKLPYLKCVIKETLRLHPPIPLLLHETAEDATVSGYLVPKGSRVMINAWAIGRDKDSWEDPESFRPSRFLEEGVADFKGSNFEFIPFGSGRRSCPGMQLGLYALELAVAHLLHCFTWELPDGMKPSEMDMSDVFGLTAPLATRLFAVPAKRVTCPL